One window of the Microvirga mediterraneensis genome contains the following:
- a CDS encoding DUF6894 family protein: MHCYFHLVHTHERIIDEAGIEVSDLEAAHYQAMKAIQELRQEGEADEVDWRGWNLEVVDEAGKVLLSIPLNVAQH, translated from the coding sequence GTGCACTGTTACTTTCATCTTGTGCACACGCACGAACGGATCATCGACGAGGCAGGGATCGAAGTCTCGGATCTGGAAGCCGCCCATTATCAGGCCATGAAAGCCATTCAGGAATTACGCCAGGAGGGCGAGGCCGACGAGGTCGACTGGCGCGGCTGGAACCTCGAGGTCGTCGACGAGGCTGGGAAGGTCCTGCTGTCGATTCCGCTCAATGTGGCG